The Actinomadura sp. WMMB 499 genome includes a window with the following:
- a CDS encoding pentapeptide repeat-containing protein: MPSRTTTLKEPKAPRIPASLAPADPLEHELRDDGTYIALEWGPFDLVGHDVESVDFERCRFTDTRLSAGTLRRAGFADVAFTGCDLANLRLFDSRAFSARVRTSRLTGMSWTDCGFRDVLFDECRADLSDYRFSRFKDVVFRDCNLQEANFQGADLSGVRFENCRLAGAQFSDATLTGARFTGCDLWDVAGVASLGGAILAPSDARSALPSLAAALGITIAD, from the coding sequence ATGCCGTCGCGTACCACCACGCTCAAGGAACCGAAGGCACCCCGGATCCCCGCGTCGCTCGCCCCCGCCGATCCCCTGGAGCACGAGCTGCGCGACGACGGGACCTACATCGCGCTCGAGTGGGGCCCGTTCGACCTCGTCGGCCACGACGTCGAGAGCGTCGACTTCGAGCGCTGCAGGTTCACCGACACGCGGCTGTCCGCCGGGACGCTGCGCCGCGCCGGGTTCGCGGACGTCGCCTTCACCGGCTGCGACCTCGCGAACCTGCGGCTGTTCGACTCGCGCGCGTTCAGCGCCCGCGTCCGCACCTCGCGGCTGACCGGCATGTCGTGGACGGACTGCGGTTTCCGCGACGTCCTGTTCGACGAGTGCCGCGCCGACCTCAGCGACTACCGGTTCAGCCGCTTCAAGGACGTCGTGTTCCGGGACTGCAACCTCCAGGAGGCGAACTTCCAGGGCGCCGACCTGTCGGGCGTCCGGTTCGAGAACTGCCGGCTGGCCGGGGCCCAGTTCAGCGACGCCACCCTCACCGGGGCCCGGTTCACCGGGTGCGACCTGTGGGACGTCGCGGGCGTCGCGAGCCTGGGCGGCGCGATCCTGGCGCCGTCCGACGCCCGCAGCGCGCTGCCGTCCCTCGCCGCCGCCCTCGGCATCACGATCGCCGACTGA
- a CDS encoding serine/threonine-protein kinase, which yields MTEDRSGRLARRYRLLSVVGSGGMGTVWRARDELLDRDVAVKEIRPPGPATEAERAALGRRLLAEARATAALRHPGAVAVHDVVVERGRPWIVMEFHESRSLARLIDERGPLGVRRTAEIGAALLSVLRAAHAAGIAHRDVKPGNVLVRDDGRVLLTDFGLALHTGRPQHEDIPDAPDAPDGVEGGGPVAGIEGSPAYLPPERVRGGPGGPAADLWSLGATLYAAVEGEPPFLRSHALGSMVAVLLGDYPPPRRAGALAPVIEGLLRQRPDERMPAAEAARLLETAAAGGGSLVPRPRPPWRPGAPAPRRPRSGAVASVTALALVAAGLGTWTARWTSVGNGDAAAPAADPFVELAPYREADAYAVRVPAGWPAERRGAVMRWRDGASGRGLRIAPAPGDPLAGLRAAERAALAQGRHPGYARVRLGPGPGPRGGAEWEFTWRDADGGRHGVCTRVAGYELCFATPESRWRPDRRLYDRILASFRPDGADGADAAPER from the coding sequence ATGACCGAGGACCGTTCGGGGCGGCTCGCGCGGCGGTACCGCCTGCTCTCGGTGGTCGGCAGCGGCGGCATGGGCACGGTGTGGCGGGCCCGGGACGAGCTTCTCGACCGGGACGTCGCGGTCAAGGAGATCCGCCCGCCCGGACCGGCGACCGAGGCCGAGCGCGCGGCGCTCGGCCGCCGGCTGCTCGCCGAGGCCCGCGCCACCGCCGCGCTCCGGCATCCCGGCGCGGTCGCCGTCCACGACGTCGTCGTCGAGCGGGGCCGCCCGTGGATCGTGATGGAGTTCCACGAGTCCCGCTCGCTGGCCCGCCTCATCGACGAGCGCGGCCCGCTCGGCGTGCGCCGGACGGCCGAGATCGGCGCGGCGCTCCTGTCGGTGCTGCGCGCGGCGCACGCCGCCGGGATCGCGCACCGCGACGTCAAGCCCGGCAACGTGCTCGTCCGCGACGACGGCCGGGTGCTGCTGACCGACTTCGGGCTCGCCCTGCACACCGGACGCCCGCAGCACGAAGACATCCCGGACGCCCCGGACGCCCCGGACGGCGTGGAAGGCGGCGGGCCGGTCGCGGGCATCGAGGGGTCGCCCGCGTACCTGCCGCCCGAGCGGGTCCGCGGCGGGCCGGGCGGGCCCGCGGCCGACCTGTGGTCGCTGGGCGCGACCCTGTACGCGGCCGTCGAGGGCGAGCCGCCGTTCCTGCGGTCGCACGCGCTGGGGTCGATGGTCGCGGTGCTGCTCGGCGACTACCCGCCGCCGAGGCGGGCGGGGGCGCTGGCGCCGGTCATCGAGGGCCTGCTGCGGCAGCGTCCGGACGAGCGCATGCCGGCCGCCGAGGCCGCGCGGCTGCTCGAGACGGCGGCGGCGGGCGGCGGATCGCTCGTGCCGCGCCCGCGCCCGCCCTGGCGTCCGGGCGCGCCCGCGCCGCGGCGGCCGCGGTCCGGCGCCGTCGCGAGCGTCACGGCGCTCGCGCTCGTCGCGGCGGGACTCGGCACCTGGACGGCGCGCTGGACGTCGGTCGGCAACGGCGACGCGGCGGCGCCCGCGGCGGACCCGTTCGTCGAGCTGGCGCCCTACCGGGAGGCGGACGCCTACGCGGTGCGGGTCCCGGCGGGCTGGCCGGCGGAACGGCGCGGCGCGGTCATGCGGTGGCGGGACGGCGCGTCCGGGCGCGGGCTGCGCATCGCCCCGGCGCCCGGGGACCCCCTCGCGGGCCTGCGGGCCGCCGAACGGGCGGCCCTCGCGCAGGGGCGGCACCCCGGCTACGCGCGGGTGCGCCTGGGGCCCGGGCCGGGCCCTCGCGGCGGCGCCGAATGGGAGTTCACCTGGCGCGACGCGGACGGCGGACGGCACGGCGTGTGCACCCGCGTGGCGGGATACGAGCTGTGCTTCGCCACGCCCGAGTCGCGGTGGCGGCCCGATCGCCGCCTCTACGACCGGATCCTCGCCTCGTTCCGTCCCGACGGGGCGGACGGTGCGGACGCGGCGCCGGAACGCTGA
- a CDS encoding acyl-CoA synthetase, whose protein sequence is MARSYNLADLIEILAEAGPDRPALVAGDERRTFAELSARASRVGHHLADAGVRAGEHVAILAYNRAEWIEAMLGAFKISAVPIPVNYRYVAGELHHVLSDSDAVALIGERSLLARVQEVRADLPKLRHVVVLEDGGTGDVPGAVRYEEALAAADPSDDFPARSNDDRYVMYTGGTTGYPKGVEWRCEDIFFGALGGGNVLGDPVSSPEELAENAQQGGLAVLDCAPVMHGAGQWVAFMGLFNGAKVVLYTDHAFDADKALRLVADEQANVMMLVGDVMARPVAQALGAAEYDTSALLGIASGGAPLTEGAKAALQEHLPDVMFLDNYGASETGACGPSVGGKEGTARFMMKPGITVLDDDLNVVAPGEIGKLARSGHIPLGYYNDPEKTASTFFTDAAGTRWSVPGDFASLEEDGTIVLLGRGSLMINTGGEKVYPEEVEVALKDHPDVYDAVVVGLPDERFGQIVAAVVAPRPGASLTLEELTEHCRGRLAGYKLPRRLTVVDDVQRTAVGKSDYKWARSVLSA, encoded by the coding sequence ATGGCGCGAAGCTACAACCTGGCCGACCTGATCGAGATCCTGGCGGAGGCGGGGCCGGACCGGCCGGCACTGGTGGCCGGGGACGAACGGCGCACCTTCGCCGAGCTGAGCGCGCGGGCGAGCCGGGTCGGCCACCATCTCGCGGACGCGGGCGTGCGGGCCGGCGAGCACGTCGCGATCCTCGCCTACAACCGGGCCGAGTGGATCGAGGCGATGCTCGGCGCCTTCAAGATCAGCGCCGTGCCGATCCCCGTCAACTACCGGTACGTGGCCGGTGAGCTGCACCACGTGCTGTCCGACTCCGACGCGGTCGCGCTGATCGGCGAGCGCTCGCTGCTGGCGCGCGTCCAGGAGGTCCGCGCCGACCTGCCGAAGCTGCGCCACGTCGTGGTCCTGGAGGACGGCGGGACCGGCGACGTCCCGGGCGCCGTCCGGTACGAGGAGGCGCTCGCGGCGGCCGACCCGTCCGACGACTTCCCGGCGCGGTCGAACGACGACCGGTACGTCATGTACACCGGCGGGACGACCGGGTACCCGAAGGGCGTCGAGTGGCGCTGCGAGGACATCTTCTTCGGCGCGCTCGGCGGCGGCAACGTCCTCGGCGACCCGGTGTCCAGCCCGGAGGAGCTGGCGGAGAACGCTCAGCAGGGCGGGCTGGCCGTGCTCGACTGCGCGCCCGTCATGCACGGCGCCGGGCAGTGGGTCGCGTTCATGGGGCTGTTCAACGGCGCCAAGGTCGTCCTCTACACCGACCACGCGTTCGACGCCGACAAGGCGCTGCGGCTGGTCGCGGACGAGCAGGCGAACGTGATGATGCTGGTCGGGGACGTCATGGCGCGCCCGGTCGCGCAGGCGCTCGGGGCCGCCGAGTACGACACCTCCGCGCTGCTCGGCATCGCGTCCGGCGGGGCGCCGCTCACCGAGGGCGCGAAGGCGGCGCTGCAGGAGCACCTGCCGGACGTGATGTTCCTCGACAACTACGGCGCGTCCGAGACCGGCGCGTGCGGGCCGTCCGTCGGCGGCAAGGAGGGCACCGCCCGGTTCATGATGAAGCCGGGCATCACGGTCCTGGACGACGACCTGAACGTCGTGGCGCCCGGCGAGATCGGGAAGCTGGCGCGCAGCGGCCACATCCCGCTCGGCTACTACAACGACCCGGAGAAGACGGCGTCGACGTTCTTCACCGACGCCGCCGGCACCCGCTGGTCCGTCCCCGGCGACTTCGCGAGCCTGGAGGAGGACGGCACGATCGTGCTGCTCGGCCGCGGCTCGCTGATGATCAACACGGGCGGGGAGAAGGTGTACCCGGAGGAGGTCGAGGTCGCGCTCAAGGACCACCCGGACGTCTACGACGCCGTCGTCGTCGGGCTCCCCGACGAGCGCTTCGGGCAGATCGTCGCGGCCGTCGTGGCGCCCCGTCCCGGCGCCTCGCTCACCCTGGAGGAGCTGACCGAGCACTGCCGGGGCCGCCTCGCCGGGTACAAGCTGCCGCGCCGCCTCACGGTCGTCGACGACGTCCAGCGCACGGCCGTCGGGAAGTCGGACTACAAGTGGGCGAGGAGCGTGCTCTCCGCCTGA
- a CDS encoding TetR/AcrR family transcriptional regulator gives MATGDPPRTRPLRADAARNRDKLLAAASAVFAERGLDAPLEEIARRAGVSIGTLYNHFPTRQSFCAALFPDRIADLDRIAAGALADPDPWRGFVTFAEGLFALQAESRALNDLLASSFPGGADLDACGRGGALGALVERAKASGALRADFEFQDLATMVWAMSQVIRESMDVAPQAWRRFLAFFLDGLRADAAHAVRVPALTPDELDEIVRRSAARG, from the coding sequence ATGGCCACCGGAGACCCGCCCAGGACCAGGCCGCTGCGGGCCGACGCCGCGCGCAACCGCGACAAACTGCTCGCCGCCGCCTCCGCGGTGTTCGCCGAGCGGGGCCTGGACGCGCCGCTGGAGGAGATCGCCCGCCGCGCGGGCGTCAGCATCGGGACGCTCTACAACCACTTCCCGACCCGCCAGTCGTTCTGCGCGGCGCTCTTCCCGGACCGGATCGCCGACCTGGACCGGATCGCCGCCGGTGCCCTCGCCGACCCCGACCCCTGGCGCGGGTTCGTCACGTTCGCCGAGGGCCTGTTCGCGCTGCAGGCCGAGAGCCGCGCGCTCAACGACCTGCTCGCCTCGTCGTTCCCGGGCGGGGCCGACCTGGACGCGTGCGGCCGCGGGGGCGCCCTCGGCGCGCTCGTCGAGCGCGCCAAGGCGTCCGGGGCGCTGCGCGCCGACTTCGAGTTCCAGGACCTTGCGACGATGGTGTGGGCGATGTCCCAGGTCATCCGCGAGTCGATGGACGTCGCGCCGCAGGCGTGGCGGCGCTTCCTGGCGTTCTTCCTGGACGGCCTGCGCGCGGACGCGGCCCACGCGGTGCGGGTGCCCGCGCTCACGCCGGACGAACTGGACGAGATCGTCCGGCGTTCGGCGGCGCGCGGCTGA
- a CDS encoding YceI family protein — MSIAAVAPELTTGTWNIDPGHSEVTFTIRHLMSKVRGSFTGFSGAVQVAAELADTTATAEIEMASIDTRNADRDGHVRSSDVLDVENHPKMTFATKGVRSEGGDHYVDGELTIRGVTRPVTLQVEFNGVGEDPWGGTRAGFSATTQINRRDWGIEFNVPLSGDKALLGDKVDIQLEVQAVKA, encoded by the coding sequence ATGAGCATCGCCGCCGTCGCGCCCGAGCTGACCACCGGTACCTGGAACATCGACCCCGGCCACTCCGAGGTCACGTTCACGATCCGGCACCTGATGTCGAAGGTGCGCGGCTCGTTCACCGGCTTCTCCGGCGCCGTCCAGGTCGCCGCGGAGCTGGCCGACACGACCGCGACCGCCGAGATCGAGATGGCCTCGATCGACACCCGCAACGCCGACCGGGACGGCCACGTCCGCTCGTCCGACGTGCTGGACGTCGAGAACCACCCGAAGATGACGTTCGCCACCAAGGGCGTCCGCTCCGAGGGCGGCGACCACTACGTCGACGGCGAGCTGACGATCCGCGGCGTCACCCGCCCGGTCACCCTCCAGGTCGAGTTCAACGGCGTCGGCGAGGACCCGTGGGGCGGCACCCGCGCCGGGTTCTCCGCCACCACCCAGATCAACCGCCGCGACTGGGGCATCGAGTTCAACGTCCCGCTGAGCGGCGACAAGGCCCTGCTGGGCGACAAGGTCGACATCCAGCTCGAGGTCCAGGCCGTCAAGGCCTGA
- a CDS encoding SDR family oxidoreductase codes for MSARKTAVVIGAGPGLGMSVARRLGRAGHDIALVSRTGARHDGYIAELAGTGAAAASFPADVRDRDRLAAALDAITDRYGRVDAVYYGPAATGPESWPTPILEAGADSVRAGMELLYPAVDVVQKVLPGMLERGSGTLLFATGLSAVTPLPVLGNLAVLSAALHNYALTLHAALADRNVYAGSLVIGGAVERGDIHRMLASQPETYGDISGMTLNPDDIADAAWTMAAERDRATATFSALA; via the coding sequence GTGTCCGCACGCAAGACCGCCGTCGTCATCGGAGCCGGGCCCGGCCTCGGCATGTCCGTCGCCCGCCGGCTCGGCCGCGCGGGGCACGACATCGCCCTCGTCTCGCGCACCGGCGCCCGGCACGACGGGTACATCGCCGAACTCGCCGGGACGGGCGCCGCCGCCGCGTCGTTCCCCGCCGACGTGCGCGACCGCGACCGGCTGGCGGCCGCCCTGGACGCGATCACCGACCGGTACGGGCGCGTCGACGCCGTCTACTACGGGCCCGCGGCGACCGGCCCCGAGTCGTGGCCGACGCCGATCCTCGAGGCGGGCGCGGACAGCGTCCGCGCCGGCATGGAGCTGCTGTACCCGGCGGTGGACGTCGTCCAGAAGGTTCTGCCCGGCATGCTGGAGCGGGGCTCGGGCACCCTGCTGTTCGCCACCGGGCTGAGCGCGGTCACGCCGCTGCCCGTGCTCGGCAACCTGGCCGTCCTGTCCGCCGCGCTGCACAACTACGCGCTCACGCTGCACGCGGCCCTCGCCGACCGGAACGTCTACGCGGGGTCGCTCGTCATCGGCGGGGCGGTCGAGCGCGGCGACATCCACCGTATGCTGGCCTCGCAGCCGGAGACCTACGGCGACATCTCGGGCATGACGCTGAACCCGGACGACATCGCCGACGCCGCGTGGACGATGGCCGCGGAACGCGACCGGGCCACCGCGACCTTCAGCGCCCTGGCCTGA
- a CDS encoding serine/threonine-protein kinase, with product MGDWRVSGFTEVLELGRGGQGRVVLARHDTAGTPVAIKYVSAGDREPLRHEARMLGTVESPHVARLYRLVESDEGVALIMEAVEGVTLREVLARHGELAPEAALVVLKGSLLGLAAAHTVGVVHRDYKPSNVMVPADGRSKLIDFGVAVAAGAASASGTPAYMAPEQWRGETVTPATDVYAATCVFFECVTGRRPFAGAGGHLSEEPPVADVAEPLRPLVAAGLAKDAAGRPASASAFVEELERVAEETYGDGWEDRGVRALAGAAVALAALFPLAAAGIGTGGAAGGAAGAAAAAGGAGAGGGAAAGGSAAGSAGSASAGFLAKVGGAKAIAAAGGTAAVVAASGGVAAWQAGDDGPPPRAFTPGEVTLASETIGDPSVNLAEGTVRFVRVSGHSDPAVQQRINTALHAPVDQAVADYRRFLAQAGGLGNQAVPGPARPIEMRSEVLYRGPRLLSVRYLVTVPVYAGGGRYITPKAVNIELATGRVLGPEQIFTAAALSEPKLAELSRRVPPPPADPAGGLECDYRTLTERTELAAEPLTGVSFSLTKDRLATMFTPDEHCIAYEYFKPNAVPYAQIEDLIRPEALELATATTPP from the coding sequence GTGGGCGACTGGCGGGTCTCCGGGTTCACCGAGGTGCTGGAGCTCGGCCGCGGCGGGCAGGGCCGGGTGGTGCTGGCCAGGCACGACACGGCGGGAACTCCCGTCGCGATCAAGTACGTGTCGGCCGGGGACCGCGAGCCGCTGCGGCACGAGGCGCGGATGCTCGGGACGGTCGAGAGCCCGCACGTGGCGCGGCTGTACCGGCTCGTGGAGAGCGACGAGGGCGTCGCGCTGATCATGGAGGCGGTCGAGGGCGTCACGCTCCGGGAGGTGCTGGCCCGGCACGGGGAGCTGGCGCCGGAGGCGGCGCTCGTCGTGCTGAAGGGGTCGCTGCTGGGCCTCGCGGCGGCGCACACGGTCGGCGTCGTGCACCGCGACTACAAGCCGTCGAACGTGATGGTCCCGGCGGACGGCCGCAGCAAGCTGATCGACTTCGGGGTGGCGGTGGCCGCCGGGGCCGCGTCCGCGTCGGGCACGCCCGCGTACATGGCGCCCGAGCAGTGGCGCGGCGAGACGGTGACGCCCGCGACGGACGTCTACGCGGCGACGTGCGTGTTCTTCGAGTGCGTGACCGGACGGCGGCCGTTCGCCGGGGCGGGCGGGCACCTGTCGGAGGAGCCGCCGGTCGCGGACGTCGCCGAGCCGCTGCGCCCGCTCGTCGCGGCGGGGCTCGCGAAGGACGCGGCCGGACGTCCGGCGAGCGCGTCGGCGTTCGTCGAGGAGCTGGAGCGCGTCGCGGAGGAGACGTACGGGGACGGCTGGGAGGACCGGGGCGTGCGCGCCCTGGCGGGCGCGGCCGTCGCGCTCGCGGCGCTGTTCCCGCTGGCCGCGGCCGGGATCGGGACGGGCGGCGCCGCGGGCGGCGCGGCCGGGGCCGCCGCCGCTGCGGGCGGGGCCGGGGCCGGGGGCGGTGCGGCGGCCGGTGGGTCGGCGGCCGGGTCGGCCGGGTCGGCGTCGGCCGGGTTCCTCGCGAAGGTCGGCGGCGCGAAGGCGATCGCGGCGGCCGGGGGCACGGCGGCCGTCGTGGCGGCGAGCGGCGGCGTCGCCGCGTGGCAGGCCGGGGACGACGGGCCGCCGCCGCGCGCGTTCACGCCCGGCGAGGTGACGCTCGCGTCCGAGACGATCGGCGACCCGTCCGTCAATCTGGCCGAGGGGACGGTCCGGTTCGTGCGGGTCAGCGGTCATTCGGACCCGGCCGTCCAGCAGCGGATCAACACGGCGCTGCACGCCCCCGTCGACCAGGCGGTGGCGGACTACCGCCGCTTCCTGGCGCAGGCGGGCGGGCTCGGGAACCAGGCGGTACCGGGGCCGGCGCGCCCCATCGAGATGCGCTCGGAGGTCCTCTACCGGGGGCCTCGGCTGCTGTCGGTCCGGTACCTGGTGACCGTTCCCGTGTACGCCGGGGGCGGGCGGTACATCACGCCGAAGGCCGTCAACATCGAGCTGGCCACCGGGCGGGTGCTCGGGCCGGAGCAGATCTTCACCGCGGCGGCGCTGTCGGAACCGAAGCTGGCGGAGCTGTCACGGCGCGTCCCGCCGCCTCCCGCCGACCCGGCCGGCGGGCTGGAGTGCGATTACCGGACGCTGACCGAACGGACCGAGCTCGCGGCCGAGCCGCTGACCGGGGTCTCGTTCTCGCTCACGAAGGACCGGCTGGCGACGATGTTCACCCCGGACGAGCACTGCATCGCCTACGAGTACTTCAAGCCGAACGCCGTCCCCTACGCCCAGATCGAGGACCTGATCCGGCCCGAGGCGCTCGAACTCGCGACCGCGACGACCCCGCCGTGA
- a CDS encoding PEP/pyruvate-binding domain-containing protein, producing the protein MVHGTRAFTTIGLDDPLATAPDRAGAKAANLARAASHDLPVLPGFVIPVQCLRRHERYADTHDLRAAWARLSRDGERALVVRSSSTLEDGAVSSMAGRFTSVLDVAGWADFRRAVDEVAASATGPGTMAVLVQPQLDAASGGVMFGADPVDGRTDRVIVSAAPGGPQALVGGEVDGTRYDLTRRGRLVGAERDDGPLTPLQLRRLARLAARTAQVFGGPQDVEFAFGHDGRLWLLQSRPVTALAPLPPRGAVLLGPGPVAETLPDPLSPLEEDLWLVPLDRGLGEALGTAGAVSRRALRRAPTVRAVGGRAAADLRRLGADPARRRRLEPLNPLPPLRRLRAAWRVGRLRAELPALAAGTAARVDADLAAVPSLHELTDGELAAALHWTRATLTALHGQEALAGTLVEDGGPAGTAAAHGLAALARGRAHGHDDARIIASEPGVLTLAPPAIAPAPSLPPTPPDTSANGRTPGARVPAPEELPPREALRLRIRWVQELGARVAWTAGVRLADAGGLARPELVRALRLDELVSALYGGALPADLERRPAPPRTAPLPAAFRLAGERIVAEAAPPGDGTPAGGGRGAGLVHAGTDEPPPGAVLVVRTLAPSLASRLPALAGLVAETGSPLSHLAILAREMGVPTVVGLHGAVDRFPSGTRLLVDGDAGRVETLGARAGEESVA; encoded by the coding sequence GTGGTGCATGGGACACGCGCCTTCACGACGATCGGCCTGGACGATCCCCTGGCGACCGCGCCCGACCGGGCCGGCGCCAAGGCGGCGAACCTCGCGCGGGCCGCGTCGCACGACCTGCCCGTCCTCCCGGGCTTCGTGATCCCGGTCCAGTGCCTCCGCCGGCACGAGCGGTACGCCGACACCCACGACCTGCGGGCCGCGTGGGCGCGGCTGAGCCGCGACGGCGAGCGCGCGCTGGTGGTCCGCTCGTCCTCCACGCTCGAGGACGGCGCGGTCTCCTCGATGGCCGGGCGGTTCACCTCCGTGCTGGACGTCGCGGGCTGGGCGGACTTCCGGCGCGCGGTCGACGAGGTCGCCGCGTCCGCGACCGGCCCGGGGACGATGGCGGTGCTCGTCCAGCCGCAGCTCGACGCGGCGTCCGGCGGGGTGATGTTCGGCGCCGACCCGGTGGACGGGCGCACCGACCGGGTGATCGTGTCGGCCGCGCCGGGCGGGCCGCAGGCGCTCGTCGGCGGCGAGGTCGACGGCACCCGCTACGACCTCACCCGGCGGGGGCGGCTCGTCGGCGCCGAACGCGACGACGGCCCCCTCACCCCGCTCCAGCTCCGCCGCCTCGCCCGGCTGGCGGCGCGGACGGCGCAGGTGTTCGGCGGCCCGCAGGACGTCGAGTTCGCGTTCGGGCACGACGGGCGCCTGTGGCTGCTGCAGAGCCGCCCGGTGACCGCGCTCGCCCCGCTCCCGCCGCGCGGCGCCGTCCTGCTGGGCCCCGGCCCGGTCGCCGAGACCCTCCCCGATCCGCTGTCGCCGCTCGAGGAGGACCTCTGGCTCGTCCCGCTGGACCGGGGCCTCGGCGAGGCCCTCGGCACCGCGGGCGCGGTGTCGCGGCGGGCGCTGCGGCGCGCCCCGACCGTCCGGGCCGTGGGCGGCCGCGCCGCCGCCGACCTGCGCAGGCTCGGCGCGGACCCGGCCCGCCGGCGCCGCCTCGAGCCGCTGAACCCGCTGCCGCCGCTGCGCCGGCTGCGCGCCGCGTGGCGGGTCGGGCGGCTGCGCGCCGAACTCCCCGCGCTCGCCGCCGGCACCGCCGCCCGCGTCGACGCCGACCTCGCCGCCGTCCCGTCCCTGCACGAGCTCACCGACGGCGAGCTGGCCGCCGCGCTGCACTGGACGCGCGCGACCCTCACCGCCCTGCACGGCCAGGAGGCCCTCGCCGGAACCCTGGTCGAGGACGGCGGACCCGCCGGGACGGCCGCCGCGCACGGGCTCGCCGCCCTCGCGCGCGGCCGCGCGCACGGCCACGACGACGCGCGGATCATCGCGTCCGAGCCGGGCGTCCTCACCCTCGCCCCGCCCGCGATCGCCCCCGCCCCGTCCCTCCCGCCGACCCCGCCCGACACCTCCGCGAACGGCCGCACGCCCGGTGCGCGGGTGCCCGCGCCGGAGGAGCTGCCTCCCCGGGAGGCGTTGCGGTTGCGCATCCGGTGGGTGCAGGAGCTGGGGGCGCGGGTCGCGTGGACGGCCGGGGTGCGGCTCGCGGACGCCGGGGGGCTCGCGCGGCCGGAGCTGGTGCGGGCGCTGCGGCTGGACGAGCTGGTGTCGGCGCTCTACGGCGGCGCCCTGCCCGCCGACCTGGAGCGGCGGCCCGCGCCGCCGCGGACGGCGCCGCTGCCCGCGGCGTTCCGGCTGGCCGGGGAGCGGATCGTCGCCGAGGCGGCGCCGCCGGGGGACGGGACGCCGGCGGGCGGCGGACGCGGCGCGGGGCTCGTGCACGCGGGGACGGACGAGCCGCCGCCCGGCGCGGTGCTGGTGGTCCGGACGCTCGCGCCGTCGCTGGCGTCCCGGCTGCCGGCGCTCGCCGGGCTCGTCGCCGAGACCGGCAGCCCGCTGTCGCACCTGGCGATCCTCGCGCGGGAGATGGGCGTCCCGACGGTCGTGGGGCTGCACGGCGCGGTCGACCGGTTCCCCTCCGGCACGCGGCTGCTGGTGGACGGCGACGCCGGGCGCGTCGAGACGCTCGGCGCCCGCGCCGGTGAGGAGTCGGTCGCGTGA
- the sigE gene encoding RNA polymerase sigma factor SigE yields the protein MAWTPPTWEEIVTEHSTRVFRLAYRLTGNRHDAEDLTQDVFIRVFRSLSSYSPGTFEGWLHRITTNLFLDRARRKQRIRFDALADDAAERLRGREPSPAQAYDERHLDADIQRALDGLAPEYRAAVVLCDIEGLTYEEISATLNVKLGTVRSRIHRGRAQLRVALEHRRPAEVPAETVASP from the coding sequence ATGGCGTGGACGCCTCCGACATGGGAGGAGATCGTCACCGAGCACTCCACGAGGGTGTTCCGGCTGGCGTACCGCCTGACCGGCAACCGGCACGACGCGGAGGACCTGACCCAGGACGTCTTCATCCGGGTCTTCCGTTCGCTTTCCTCGTACAGCCCGGGAACGTTCGAAGGCTGGCTGCACCGGATCACGACGAACCTGTTCCTCGACCGGGCACGCCGCAAGCAGCGCATCCGCTTCGACGCGCTCGCCGACGACGCCGCCGAGCGGCTGCGGGGCCGCGAGCCGAGCCCGGCGCAGGCCTACGACGAGCGGCACCTCGACGCCGACATCCAGCGGGCCCTCGACGGCCTCGCCCCCGAGTACCGCGCCGCCGTCGTGCTGTGCGACATCGAGGGCCTCACCTACGAGGAGATCTCCGCGACGCTGAACGTCAAGCTCGGCACCGTCCGCTCGCGCATCCACCGCGGCCGCGCCCAGCTGCGCGTCGCCCTGGAGCACCGCCGCCCCGCCGAGGTTCCGGCCGAGACGGTCGCGAGCCCCTAA
- a CDS encoding helix-turn-helix transcriptional regulator, which translates to MATRRDERDRVPPHPDVRTVPLQQVLEALADPVRRRIVGELDAAGRDLACGVIDLPVGKSTATHHFHVLREAGLIRQYYVGTSRMNALRRDEFDEAFPGLLAALLAAERRA; encoded by the coding sequence ATGGCGACGCGACGGGACGAGCGGGACCGCGTCCCGCCCCATCCGGACGTCCGGACGGTCCCCCTCCAGCAGGTCCTCGAGGCGCTGGCCGACCCCGTGCGGCGCCGGATCGTCGGGGAGCTGGACGCGGCCGGGCGCGACCTGGCGTGCGGGGTCATCGACCTGCCGGTCGGCAAGTCGACCGCGACGCACCACTTCCACGTCCTGCGCGAGGCCGGGCTGATCCGCCAGTACTACGTCGGGACGTCCCGCATGAACGCCCTGCGCCGCGACGAGTTCGACGAGGCGTTCCCGGGCCTGCTCGCCGCGCTGCTCGCGGCCGAACGCCGCGCATGA